One Campylobacter massiliensis DNA window includes the following coding sequences:
- the trmA gene encoding tRNA (uridine(54)-C5)-methyltransferase TrmA, whose protein sequence is MPDKFCKFLGECGSCTLDMPYEEQAEFKKDLIRREFEPFYRGEFEFFASQMAGYRTRAEFGIWHDIWHSAVDLAYTMHGAKTKRIMIDECPKVAAPIANLMPRLLEALAKNQILKEKLFGAEFISCASGILATLLYHKRLGEAEQGEIENLARELAGYRVTIAARAKGQKLLSGELNLLDSLNMGGKIYKFTFGDGAFIQPNTAVNEKMVAWAKGCVERGADLLELYCGHGNFTVPMAEKFKRVLATEISKSSIANALKNCELNGVDNIKFLRMSAEELMSAFGREREFNRLRELDIFSYDFSHVLVDPPRAGLDESVINFIKNYENIIYISCSPQSLKRDLAQLALTHEAVKFAVFDQFANTAHIECGVLLRSKNA, encoded by the coding sequence TTGCCCGATAAGTTTTGTAAATTTCTAGGAGAGTGCGGCAGTTGCACTCTTGATATGCCTTATGAGGAGCAGGCTGAGTTTAAAAAAGATCTCATAAGGCGCGAATTTGAGCCGTTTTACCGCGGCGAATTTGAGTTTTTCGCCTCGCAGATGGCCGGCTACCGCACGAGAGCGGAGTTTGGAATTTGGCACGATATTTGGCATAGCGCGGTCGATCTAGCATACACGATGCACGGTGCCAAAACCAAGCGGATTATGATAGACGAATGCCCAAAAGTAGCCGCTCCTATCGCAAATTTGATGCCGCGTTTGCTTGAAGCGCTTGCGAAAAATCAAATTTTAAAAGAGAAGCTCTTTGGCGCCGAGTTTATCTCGTGCGCGAGCGGGATATTAGCGACGCTGCTCTATCATAAGCGTCTAGGCGAAGCCGAGCAGGGCGAGATAGAAAATTTAGCGCGCGAGCTTGCCGGTTACCGCGTAACGATCGCTGCAAGAGCAAAGGGGCAAAAGCTGCTAAGCGGCGAGTTAAATTTGCTAGATAGCCTAAATATGGGCGGTAAAATTTACAAATTTACATTTGGCGACGGAGCTTTTATCCAGCCAAATACCGCCGTAAACGAAAAGATGGTCGCATGGGCGAAGGGCTGCGTAGAGCGCGGCGCGGATCTGCTCGAGCTTTACTGCGGACACGGCAACTTTACCGTCCCGATGGCGGAAAAATTTAAGCGCGTTTTGGCGACCGAGATATCCAAAAGCTCGATCGCAAATGCCCTTAAAAACTGCGAACTAAACGGCGTAGATAATATCAAATTTTTGCGAATGAGTGCCGAGGAGCTAATGAGCGCGTTTGGGCGCGAGCGCGAGTTTAACCGCTTAAGAGAGCTTGATATCTTTAGCTACGACTTCTCGCACGTTTTGGTCGATCCGCCTCGCGCGGGACTTGATGAGAGCGTGATAAATTTCATCAAAAACTACGAAAATATCATCTATATCTCCTGTTCGCCGCAAAGTCTAAAACGCGATCTAGCGCAGCTTGCTCTAACGCATGAGGCGGTTAAATTCGCCGTCTTTGATCAGTTTGCAAACACTGCTCACATCGAGTGCGGCGTGCTTTTAAGGAGTAAAAATGCCTAG
- the ilvA gene encoding threonine ammonia-lyase: MISLNKIIQAKRTISGFVYKTPFAYSAKLSLASGALIYLKEENLQRTGAYKIRGAYNKIANLSSNERKKGVVAASAGNHAQGVAISAREFKTPATIVMPESTPLLKVLGTKDLGAEVILKGDNFDEAYAYAVEYAKQQGMSFIHPFDDEYVMAGQGTVGLEMLDDLAELETIIVPVGGGGLISGISSCVKQVNPDIRVVAVSAKGAPAMFNSFSAKKSINSKTVRTIADGIAVRDASETTLANILECVDEFVQVDDEEIANAILFLLETQKIVVEGAGAVGVASILHNKVKFKAGERIGIVLSGGNIDVQMLNVIIEKGLIKSHRKMALQITLIDKPGALMSLTDSLKIANANIVKIDYDRFSTSLEYGDANITITLETKGEDHQELIKKVLREHDFKFIQVF; encoded by the coding sequence ATGATCTCTCTAAATAAAATAATCCAAGCCAAGCGCACGATAAGCGGCTTCGTGTATAAGACGCCGTTTGCCTACAGCGCGAAACTAAGCCTCGCAAGCGGCGCGCTCATCTACCTAAAAGAAGAAAACCTCCAGCGTACGGGCGCTTACAAGATCCGCGGCGCGTATAATAAAATCGCAAATTTAAGCTCAAACGAGCGTAAAAAAGGCGTCGTCGCAGCAAGTGCGGGCAATCACGCCCAAGGCGTAGCTATCTCGGCGCGCGAGTTTAAAACGCCCGCTACTATCGTGATGCCCGAGTCCACGCCACTTTTAAAGGTGTTAGGCACCAAAGATCTAGGCGCCGAGGTTATCCTAAAGGGCGATAACTTCGACGAGGCCTACGCCTACGCCGTCGAGTACGCTAAGCAGCAGGGCATGAGTTTTATCCATCCTTTTGACGACGAGTACGTGATGGCCGGGCAGGGTACGGTGGGGCTTGAGATGCTTGACGATCTAGCCGAGCTTGAGACTATCATCGTGCCGGTTGGCGGCGGCGGGCTAATCAGCGGCATATCAAGCTGCGTAAAGCAGGTAAATCCAGACATCCGCGTGGTTGCCGTGAGCGCAAAGGGCGCGCCTGCGATGTTTAACAGCTTTAGCGCTAAAAAAAGCATAAACTCAAAAACCGTGCGCACGATCGCCGACGGTATCGCGGTTCGAGACGCGAGCGAGACGACGCTGGCAAATATCTTAGAGTGCGTGGACGAGTTTGTGCAGGTTGATGACGAGGAGATCGCAAACGCGATTTTGTTCCTGCTCGAGACGCAAAAGATCGTGGTCGAGGGCGCGGGCGCGGTCGGCGTAGCTAGTATCCTGCACAACAAGGTCAAATTTAAAGCCGGCGAGCGCATCGGCATCGTGCTAAGCGGCGGAAATATCGACGTGCAAATGCTAAACGTCATCATCGAAAAGGGTCTCATCAAGTCCCACCGCAAGATGGCGCTGCAAATCACGCTGATCGACAAACCCGGCGCGCTCATGAGCCTAACCGATAGCCTAAAGATCGCAAATGCCAATATCGTGAAGATCGACTACGACCGCTTCTCCACGAGCCTAGAGTACGGCGACGCTAATATCACGATCACGCTGGAAACCAAAGGCGAGGATCACCAAGAGCTCATCAAAAAAGTTCTCAGAGAGCACGATTTTAAATTTATACAAGTGTTTTAG
- a CDS encoding HIT family protein: MDHICAPWRSEYFGKKEQGCVFCNVVNHPEKDAQTGVLFRAKRCFGIMNLYPYTPGHFMVIPYVHTDNIESLDEQTWSEMSAYVREGVKILKLELNAAGVNIGMNLGKAGGAGIAEHVHYHLVPRWSGDTNFITSIAEVRVNGVPFTPLYEKLKAAFADVCFNER, translated from the coding sequence ATGGATCACATTTGCGCGCCGTGGAGGAGCGAATATTTCGGCAAAAAGGAGCAGGGCTGCGTCTTTTGCAACGTCGTAAATCATCCCGAAAAAGATGCGCAGACGGGCGTTTTGTTTCGCGCAAAGCGGTGTTTTGGGATCATGAATCTCTACCCGTATACGCCGGGGCACTTTATGGTGATACCTTACGTGCATACAGATAATATCGAAAGCCTAGATGAGCAAACTTGGTCGGAGATGAGCGCTTACGTGCGCGAGGGCGTGAAAATTTTAAAACTCGAACTAAACGCGGCGGGCGTAAATATCGGGATGAATCTGGGCAAAGCAGGGGGTGCTGGTATCGCAGAGCACGTACACTATCATCTAGTGCCGCGCTGGAGCGGCGATACGAACTTTATCACATCTATCGCCGAAGTGCGCGTAAACGGCGTGCCTTTTACTCCGCTTTACGAAAAGCTCAAAGCCGCGTTTGCGGACGTTTGCTTTAATGAGCGGTAA
- a CDS encoding CoA-binding protein, with protein MPSELRQILSSAKNIAVVGLSPDESKPSNEVAKFLIESGFNVFPVYPKFDEILELKVYRNLTQIDENIDISVMFRKGEFASELVKDAVKKGVKTLWLQLGITNDEAGAVARENGINFVQDKCIKIELERLDLG; from the coding sequence ATGCCTAGCGAATTAAGGCAAATTTTATCTTCTGCTAAAAATATCGCGGTCGTGGGCCTTAGTCCTGACGAGAGCAAACCTAGCAACGAGGTGGCAAAATTTCTCATTGAGAGCGGTTTTAACGTGTTTCCCGTCTATCCAAAATTTGATGAAATTTTAGAGCTCAAGGTTTATCGAAATTTGACCCAAATAGATGAAAATATCGACATCTCCGTGATGTTTAGAAAGGGCGAGTTTGCTAGCGAGCTAGTAAAGGACGCCGTCAAAAAAGGCGTGAAAACGCTGTGGCTACAGCTGGGTATAACAAACGACGAAGCAGGAGCTGTCGCGCGCGAAAACGGGATAAATTTCGTGCAGGATAAGTGTATAAAAATCGAGCTTGAAAGGCTTGATTTAGGCTAA
- a CDS encoding ankyrin repeat domain-containing protein, translating to MRFILPIFLSFSFVFADFSCDDALAEKQRFFSQNLTFSGEFEPNCNDSILGIKEAQILLSAAQKIRAESLACVGNLATKNLNEFKFKILKASYAPEIYAKELESPDEYEKLVSQNRARLRYWGHQSLSNFTVFKDFNKDYNAVLGLLVNYYKSNFKIDEGSAIYYASKVANEFLKFAAATLQNGDMDEFARKVSDPTFTKYGINEAIYSGAVSQSSLQNAFNAALLYEKSEDVIREFLRAGVNLNYGFESSLFFALKNLNNVKLLVSSGADVNYANLLGVTPLFNAVQLNDINLVKFLLENGALVNKRLIDVSTKLAYSSNLSVQLPSFVKLCDFDAASKSVLMSAAGAADVEILQLLVDNGADVQAVDDNGLNALDYALIGKKEINAQYLRAMGLESNLITE from the coding sequence ATGAGATTTATTTTGCCGATATTTTTGTCGTTTTCTTTTGTTTTTGCAGATTTTAGCTGCGATGACGCTTTGGCTGAGAAGCAGCGGTTTTTCTCGCAAAATTTAACATTTTCGGGAGAATTTGAGCCAAACTGCAATGATTCTATCCTAGGGATAAAAGAGGCTCAAATTTTACTCTCGGCCGCTCAAAAGATCCGCGCCGAAAGCCTTGCTTGCGTCGGAAATTTGGCGACTAAAAATTTAAACGAGTTTAAATTTAAGATACTAAAAGCCTCCTATGCGCCCGAAATTTATGCCAAAGAGCTAGAGAGCCCCGACGAATACGAAAAACTCGTATCGCAAAACAGAGCCAGGCTTCGCTACTGGGGACATCAAAGCTTAAGTAATTTCACGGTTTTTAAGGACTTTAACAAAGACTACAACGCCGTCTTGGGGCTGCTGGTAAACTACTACAAATCAAATTTTAAAATAGACGAAGGCAGCGCGATTTATTACGCTTCAAAGGTCGCAAACGAGTTTTTAAAATTTGCCGCCGCGACTTTGCAAAACGGCGATATGGACGAATTTGCCAGAAAGGTTAGCGACCCAACCTTTACAAAATACGGCATAAATGAGGCGATATATTCTGGCGCCGTCTCGCAAAGCTCGCTACAAAACGCCTTTAATGCCGCGCTTCTTTACGAAAAAAGCGAGGACGTGATAAGAGAGTTTTTGCGTGCGGGGGTAAATTTAAACTACGGCTTTGAGAGTTCGCTGTTTTTCGCGCTTAAAAATTTAAATAACGTAAAGCTCCTGGTTTCTAGCGGCGCGGACGTAAACTATGCAAATCTGCTCGGCGTCACTCCGCTTTTTAATGCCGTGCAGCTAAATGACATAAATTTGGTTAAATTTCTCCTCGAAAACGGAGCGCTGGTAAACAAAAGGCTGATAGACGTGAGCACTAAGCTTGCATATAGCTCAAATTTAAGCGTCCAACTGCCGAGCTTCGTGAAGCTCTGCGACTTTGACGCGGCGTCAAAAAGCGTGCTCATGAGCGCGGCGGGGGCGGCAGATGTGGAAATTTTGCAGCTTTTGGTGGATAACGGCGCGGACGTGCAGGCAGTGGATGATAACGGACTAAACGCCCTAGACTACGCCCTCATCGGCAAAAAAGAGATCAACGCACAGTACCTAAGGGCGATGGGGCTAGAGTCAAATTTGATCACCGAATAA
- a CDS encoding Na+/H+ antiporter NhaC family protein, which translates to MKKILFLSLLPILALAVDPEVAKKNAEIFGFWTLIPPVVAIVLAFITKDVVLSLFIGVFSGTFLINVIDSSIPMTFVKGFTDIVKRVVGSLADSWNAGIVLQVLCIGGVVALITKMGGTKAVAIWLSKKAKTGVSAQISTWVMGLFVFFDDYANSLIVGPIMRPITDKFKVSREKLAFIIDATAAPIAGLAVISTWVGLEISLIKQGYELIGITNVNAFSIFVETMPYRFYNLFMLFFIVCTAFMGREFAGMLKAERRARAGELHPRRDGAMIEDVEDKTLEPKENIKLQSSNAIVPLLVLILGAFVSFYFSGLGSLEGEALESAKAHPLTFHTFQATFGAADASVALFQSALLATIVAIFMAVYRKILTVREAIETWGKGWKTMITTIIILLLAWSLSSVIKELGTSRYLVDLLSQSTPKIVLPAAIFMLGSFISFSTGTSYGTMGILMPLAIPLASAVGMHSGLEGDALHAYMIVNISAVLTGAIFGDHCSPISDTTILSSMGAGCNHIDHVQTQMPYALAVCAISIFAGYFPTALGLSIWIVLPLGLLVTALVVRFVGQKV; encoded by the coding sequence ATGAAAAAGATTTTATTTTTGTCGCTTTTGCCGATCTTGGCGCTAGCCGTAGATCCCGAAGTAGCGAAAAAAAATGCCGAAATTTTCGGCTTTTGGACGCTCATACCGCCCGTGGTGGCGATAGTTTTGGCGTTTATCACCAAAGACGTCGTTTTGTCGCTGTTTATCGGCGTTTTTAGCGGTACGTTTCTCATAAACGTCATCGATTCAAGCATCCCGATGACCTTCGTAAAGGGCTTTACCGACATCGTAAAAAGGGTCGTGGGCTCGCTGGCCGATAGCTGGAATGCGGGCATCGTGCTTCAGGTGCTTTGTATCGGCGGCGTGGTCGCGCTCATCACCAAAATGGGCGGAACCAAGGCCGTGGCGATATGGCTGAGCAAAAAGGCCAAAACAGGCGTTTCAGCTCAAATTTCAACCTGGGTGATGGGACTTTTCGTCTTTTTCGACGACTACGCGAACTCCCTCATCGTGGGCCCGATCATGCGCCCGATAACGGACAAATTTAAAGTCTCTCGCGAAAAGCTAGCCTTTATCATCGACGCTACCGCCGCTCCGATCGCTGGTCTAGCCGTCATCTCGACCTGGGTCGGGCTTGAGATCTCGCTCATAAAGCAAGGCTACGAGCTCATCGGCATAACGAACGTAAACGCCTTTAGTATCTTCGTCGAGACGATGCCTTATAGATTTTACAATCTTTTCATGCTATTTTTTATCGTCTGCACCGCATTTATGGGGCGCGAATTTGCCGGTATGCTAAAAGCCGAGCGCAGAGCTAGAGCGGGCGAACTACACCCTAGACGCGACGGAGCGATGATAGAGGACGTCGAGGATAAGACGCTAGAGCCTAAAGAAAACATAAAACTACAAAGCTCAAACGCGATCGTACCGCTTTTGGTGCTTATTTTGGGCGCGTTCGTTAGCTTTTATTTTAGCGGTTTGGGCTCGCTTGAGGGCGAGGCTCTTGAGAGCGCGAAGGCTCATCCGCTTACGTTCCACACCTTCCAAGCGACTTTTGGTGCGGCTGATGCGTCCGTGGCGCTATTTCAGTCGGCTTTGTTAGCTACGATAGTGGCGATATTTATGGCCGTTTATAGGAAAATTTTAACCGTGCGCGAGGCGATAGAGACATGGGGCAAGGGCTGGAAAACCATGATAACTACGATCATCATCCTGCTTCTTGCGTGGTCGCTTAGCTCGGTGATCAAGGAGCTTGGCACGTCTCGCTACCTAGTCGATCTGCTTTCGCAGTCTACGCCAAAGATCGTCCTTCCGGCGGCGATTTTTATGCTGGGTTCGTTTATCAGCTTTTCTACCGGCACCAGCTACGGCACGATGGGTATCTTGATGCCGCTTGCGATACCGCTAGCTAGCGCGGTGGGCATGCATAGCGGACTAGAGGGTGACGCCTTGCACGCGTATATGATAGTAAATATCTCAGCCGTTTTAACGGGCGCGATATTCGGCGATCACTGCTCTCCGATCTCGGATACTACGATACTTTCGTCCATGGGTGCGGGATGTAACCACATCGATCACGTCCAGACTCAGATGCCTTATGCGCTTGCTGTTTGCGCGATCAGTATTTTTGCGGGATACTTCCCGACCGCGCTTGGCCTAAGCATCTGGATAGTGCTTCCTTTGGGGCTTTTGGTTACGGCATTAGTGGTTAGATTCGTCGGGCAAAAGGTTTAA
- a CDS encoding SDR family NAD(P)-dependent oxidoreductase — protein sequence MKGTAFITGATSGFGEAIARTLSREGYKIVALARRKERLEALAKEIGNTHIIVADIRDKKAVFDGVANLPQEFRDIEVLVNNAGLALGLEGAAETSIEDFETMVDTNIKGFLYSTKAVLPLMIARKSGYIFNLGSTAGAWPYPGSHVYGASKAFVKQFSRNLRNDIRGTGIRVTEIAPGICKTEFSEVRFGGDKAKADAVYEGVEYITAEDIAQIVLNCLNMPHRVNINVVEAMATQQTWAGLFIEKK from the coding sequence ATGAAAGGAACGGCTTTTATCACGGGGGCTACGTCGGGTTTTGGCGAGGCGATAGCTAGGACGCTCAGCCGCGAAGGCTACAAGATCGTAGCGCTCGCTCGCCGTAAAGAAAGGCTCGAGGCCTTAGCTAAGGAGATTGGGAATACACACATCATCGTCGCCGACATCCGCGATAAAAAGGCGGTTTTTGACGGCGTGGCAAATTTACCGCAGGAGTTTCGCGATATCGAAGTGCTCGTAAATAACGCAGGCCTGGCGCTAGGGCTCGAAGGCGCGGCGGAGACTAGCATCGAGGACTTTGAGACGATGGTCGATACCAATATCAAAGGCTTTTTATACTCGACCAAGGCCGTTTTGCCCCTTATGATCGCGAGAAAGAGCGGCTATATCTTTAATCTAGGCTCGACCGCGGGCGCATGGCCGTATCCGGGCAGTCACGTTTACGGCGCGAGCAAGGCGTTTGTCAAGCAGTTTAGTAGAAATCTGCGTAACGACATCCGCGGCACTGGCATACGCGTGACCGAGATAGCTCCCGGCATCTGCAAGACCGAGTTTAGCGAGGTTCGCTTCGGCGGCGATAAGGCTAAAGCCGATGCGGTTTACGAAGGCGTGGAGTACATAACCGCCGAGGATATCGCGCAGATCGTGCTAAACTGCCTAAATATGCCTCACCGCGTCAATATCAACGTCGTCGAGGCGATGGCGACGCAGCAGACTTGGGCCGGGCTTTTTATCGAAAAAAAGTAG